The Sediminicola sp. YIK13 genomic sequence CGATCCAGGAATGGACGCGCAGACATATGACACAACTTTTAAAGTAACAGATGCTCCCATTGATAATGCTAATGTGGAGGCAGTAGTAGTAACCATCACCAACGTTAAGGTAGATGGCAAGGCATTGGAAGGTTTTACAGCCACTACGGTCAATTTGGCCGCCTTGGTCAATGGTAAGACAGAAACTTTGGGGAATATGGACCTAAAAGCAGGTTCTTACTCAAATATTGAATTTGAATTGGATTTTGAAAATGATGTAAACGGGAATACCCCTGGTTGCTATGTTGAAATGGCTGATGGGACCAAAGATGCCCTTGTAGCTTCTTCCAACAAAATTGCTATTCAGGATAAGTTCGAGGTGTTAGCAAAATCAGCTAACCAAGTGGTGATCGATTTCGACCTTAGAAAAACAGTTAAAGAAGATAAGAACACGCTTTCCAGTGATTTCAATTTTGTGACCATGAGCGAACTTTCTGCGGGTATCAGGGTTGTGAATGAGGAATTATCGGGTAAGATTTCTGGTACGGCAAATGACACGAACAATACTTCCGATAAGATCATTGTTTACGCTTATGAAAAAGGAAAATTTAACGCCGACGCTGAAACAAAAGGGAGTGGGGCAAGCAATGTAACTTTTGCAAATGCAGTGACCAGTTCAGAAGTAAGCGGTCTAAGTGGATCTTATAACCTGAGCTTTTTGAAAGAAGGGGAATACGAGTTGGTATTTGCTTCTTACAGAGAGGATAACAATGAATTGTTTTTCAATTCAATGCTAAATGCTGAATCTACTACAGGTTTAAATTTAGGGGCCATTAGTGTTACCTCTTCTGTGCAGATAAGTGCAAATGTGACCATTACTGGAAGTAATTAGTAAAGTAAATATTTCATCTTATTTAAAAGCCCCTTGTTCAAGGGGCTTTTTTGTTTTTCAACAGAAAGTTTTCTAGTGAAAATTCACTAGTTTTGCAAACTTAAAATAATGCAATAGAAGCTGTTATTATGAAGTTTGCAGAATACAAAGGGTTAGATTTACCAAAAGTTGCCGAGGAGATATTACACTATTGGAAAGAGCATCAGATTTTTGAAAAAAGTGTAACAAGCAGGGAGGGTAAGGATAATTATGTCTTTTATGAAGGTCCCCCTTCTGCAAATGGAATGCCCGGAATCCACCATGTAATGGCCCGTACGATCAAGGATATATTTCCTAGGTACAAGACCATGAAAGGTTTCCAAGTGAAGCGGAAAGCAGGATGGGACACCCATGGTCTTCCCATTGAACTTGGGGTAGAGAAAGAATTGGGAATCACCAAAGAGGATATTGGCACAAAAATTTCTGTTGAGGATTACAACGCTGCCTGTAAAAAAGCAGTGATGCGTTATACTGACGTTTGGAACAGTATGACCGAAAAAGTAGGGTATTGGGTAGATATGGAAGATCCTTATATCACGTACAAATCCAAGTACATGGAGACGGTATGGTGGTTGCTAAAGCAAATCTACGATAAGGGCCTTATCTACAAAGGGTATACCATTCAACCGTATTCCCCTAAGGCAGGAACAGGTTTAAGTTCCCACGAGCTGAACCAACCCGGTACCTACCAAGATGTTACAGATACCACGGTAACCGCCCAATTTAAGGTGCTGAAGGAAACACTGCCCAATTCTATGAAGGGAATTGATGGGGAATTGTTTTTCTTGGCTTGGACAACAACGCCGTGGACATTGCCTTCCAATACAGCTTTGACCGTTGGACCCAAGATAGAGTACGTTGTGGTAAAAACGTACAACCAGTATACCTTTGAACCTACGAACGTAGTGTTGGCAAAATCATTGGTGGCCAAACAATTTACAGGTAAGTTTGAAGAAGTGGAGACTTTGGAGGCTTGGGCCAATTACAAACAAGAAGATAAAAAAATTCCATTTTTGGTTCAAGGCTCCTATCTGGGAAAGGATCTGGAAGGAATCAGATATGAACAATTATTACCATATGCCCAGCCTTATCAAAATCCAGAAAACGCCTACAGGGTAATCACTGGGGATTTTGTGACCACAGAGGATGGTACCGGAATAGTGCATACTTCACCTACTTTTGGGGCAGATGATGCCTTGGTGGCTAAACAGGCTTCTCCTGAGATACCGCCTTTGCTTGTCTTGGATGATAATGGCAACCCGGTTCCACTTGTTGATTTACAAGGGAAATTCCGCTCGGAAATGGGGGAGTTTGCCGGCAAATATGTGAAGAACGAATATTACAATGAAGGAGAGGCACCGGAGAAATCTGTGGATGTTGAACTGGCGATTAAGTTAAAAGAAGAGAACAAAGCCTTTAAGGTAGAAAAGTATGTCCATAGTTATCCTAACTGTTGGCGTACCGATAAGCCTATATTATATTACCCGTTGGATTCTTGGTTCATAAAGGTGACCGACATCAAAGATAAGATGTTCCAACTCAACCAGACCATCAACTGGAAGCCAAAAGCTACCGGAGAAGGTAGGTTTGGAAATTGGTTGGCCAATGCCAACGATTGGAATCTTTCCCGATCCCGTTACTGGGGCATACCATTGCCCATTTGGAGAACGGAAGATGGTAAAGAAGAGATCATTATAGGTTCAGTGGCAGAATTGAAGTCGGAAATGGCCAAGGCCGTTGCGGCAGGGGTTTTGGAGAAAGATATTTTCGCAGAATTTGTTTCCGGTGATATGTCGGAAGAGAACTATGATAAGATAGATCTACACAAGAACATTGTGGATCAGATTACCCTGGTTTCCACTTCAGGGAAGCCAATGAGACGCGAGAGCGATCTTATAGACGTTTGGTTTGACAGTGGTTCCATGCCATATGCGCAGTGGCACTACCCATTTGAAAATAAAGATTTAATAGACGAAGGAAAAACGTTTCCAGCAGATTTTATTGCGGAAGGTGTTGATCAGACTCGTGGTTGGTTTTATACGCTTCATGCTATAGCTACTATGGTATTTGATTCGGTTGCCTATAAAAATGTGGTATCCAACGGCTTGGTGCTGGATAAGGAAGGTAAAAAGATGTCCAAGCGCTTGGGGAATGCCGTGGATCCATTTACAACGATGGAAGAACATGGGGCGGATGCCACCCGATGGTACATGATATCCAATGCCAACCCATGGGACAACCTTAAATTTGACATAGATGGAATTGCTGAGGTTAAGCGAAAATTTTTTGGGACCCTGTACAATACCTATTCCTTCTTTGCACTTTATACCAACATAGACAAATTTAAGTACGAGGAGGCAGATATCCCTCTTAAAGAACGTCCGGAAATAGACCAATGGATTTTATCCGAACTGCATTCTCTCATCAAAAAAGTGGATGAGGCCTATGCAGAATATGAGCCTACTCGTGCCACCAGGGCCATTTCAGAATATGTTCAAGAAAACCTGAGCAACTGGTATGTGCGTTTAAGCAGAAGACGTTTTTGGAAGGGCGATTATCAGCAGGATAAAATTTCGGCTTACCAAACATTATATACCTGTTTGGTGACCATAGCTAAATTATCCGCTCCAGTTGCCCCATTTTTTATGGACCGACTTTATAAAGATTTAACGTCAGGGACCGAGAAAGAACTATTTGAGAGTGTTCATTTAGCGAATTTTCCTACATTTGATGCAGCGATGGTAAATCCTGAATTGGAAAGTAAGATGGCAAAGGCACAGACCATATCGTCCTTGGTACTTTCCATACGTCAAAAGGAAAAAATAAAAGTGCGTCAACCATTGCAAAAAATTATGATTCCCGTATTGGATGAACGTCAGAGAGAAGAGATTGAAGCTGTTGCCGATCTTATCAAATCTGAAGTGAATGTAAAGGAAATTGAATTATTGGACGATGCATCCGGAGTTCTGGTAAAACAAATTAAGCCCAATTTTAAAACTTTGGGGCCAAAATTTGGCAAGGATATGAAGGCAATAGCAAGCGCTGTGGCCAAATTGGGACAGGAGGATATCCAAAAAATTGAGCAAGAGGGCGAAATATCATTACAAATTGAAAATAAAATCCTTATTTTACAGTTACAAGATGTAGAGATTTCTTCCCAAGATATAGAAGGTTGGCTAGTGGCCAGCTCGGGATCGTTAACAGTAGCCTTGGATGTAACCATTAACGAAACGCTTCGGAAGGAAGGAATAGCTAGGGAACTGGTTAATCGTATTCAGAATTTGAGAAAGGACTCAGGGTATGAGGTAACCGATAAAATTGATGTGAAATTATTGAAGGACGGATGTGTGGAATTGGCCGTGGCAAGTAATATTGATTATATTAAAACCGAAACCTTGACTGCAGAGCTTATTTTTGAAGAGAAATTGGAAAGTGGAACGGACATCTCCTTTGATCAAGTGAATACAAAATTGTTTATCCAAAAACATTAAAACTATGGCAGAAGATTTAAAAGTAAGATACTCAGATAAGGACCTAGAGGAGTTTAGAGTATTGATTGAGGAAAAAATGAGTAAAGCAAAAAGCCATTTGGAATTGCTTAAGAGTTCATATATGAATGATGGTAATAACGGTACAGATGATACCTCACCAACATTCAAGGCATTTGAGGAAGGTTCCGAAACTATGAGCAAAGAGGCAAACACACAATTGGCGATCCGTCAGGAGAAATTCATAAGGGATCTAAGAAATGCTTTACAGCGTATTGAAAACAAGACTTATGGTATTTGCAGGGTAACAGGAAAGCTCATTAATAAGGAGCGCTTAAAACTTGTACCCCATGCCACCTTGAGCATAGAGGCAAAAAATATGCAGAGTTAAATTAAAAACGCCTTTTTATTAGGGCGTTTTTTTATGCCACCTATGAAGAATACCCTCTTAGTGTTTCTGTTATTTTCATGCTGTTTCTTGAAGGCTCAAAAAACGGTGAAGAAGTCCATTATCGACCCTAAAACTTCTTTTATCCAAATAGATGCGGAAAATTGTTTTGAAGTGATTTTGCAAACCTCAAATTCCAAAGACCTTATTGTAGATGCTGCCATGGACGGGGAATATAATCCCAACCTAATGGTCAATGTAAAACAAGAGGGCGCTACGATTTTTATCATTGCCGGTTTTCGGCCCAATTTCACAGTTCCTAATGACAAGCTAAGTGCACATAAGGTGGTTTCCATCGCATTAAACATCAAATTGCCTAACTATAGTAACACCAAGGTGTTGGGAACCAGCTGCAATGTTTTTGCTAGTGGGCGCTATCACAGTTTGGATGTTATTCTAAGTGATGGGAGGTGTGAGCTGAACAATGTTGGAGAAAATTGTACTGTAAGAACCCAAAGTGGGGATATCTTGCTTTTCAGCAACAAGGCTTCCATTAATGCAACAAGTACCTACGGGAAGATTATCGAAGAACCGATTTCGACCGGAAATGATAATTTTAAATTACATACCGTTACAGGAGATATCCATCTCAAGAAAACCAAATAATATGTCTATTTTTGACGAAACCTAGAAACCACAGAATGAATTTAAAGAAGTCTATACTGCTAGTAGCAGTGATTTTATTGGTAGACCAACTGAGTAAAATTTACATTAAGACCCATTTTGTTTTGGGAGAATCAGTAACTGTTTTTAATTGGTTCAAGATATTGTTCATTGAAAATGAGGGGGCTGCTTGGGGTGCCAAATTGAGTGATATTTTTCCCATTTCAGATGAATTGGGAAAATTAATTCTAACAGTATTCAGACTTTTTGCCATTTTAGGAATTGGGTATTGGTTATATGATACCATACAAAAGAAAGCCTCAAAAACATTGATTGTGGCTGTTTCACTTATATTTGCTGGTGCACTTGGCAACATTATTGACTCCGTTTTTTACGGGGTAATCTTCGATGACAGTTTTAATCAGGTAGCTACCTTGTTTGCCCAAGACCCCTATGGTACTATTTTTCATGGCAAGGTTGTGGATATGCTTTATTTTCCATTGGTAGACACCACATGGCCGGACTGGGTGCCTGTAGTGGGAGGTAATAACTTCCGCTTTTTTGAGCCTGTTTTTAATATAGCAGATACAACCATAAGTACTGGAGTGGGGATATTAATCGTCTTCAATAAAAAAGCATTTGGTAAACGGGAAGAAGCTCAGAACGAGTAAACCTTATCGGGGGTAATGCAATAATCTAGGGGGACGTCATCGGGTGCTATATCATCTATACTTTCTTCCGCATCAAAAAGGGAAAGTCCAATTTTGACGACATTAGGATTGCATTCCTTTAAGAAAATATCATAAAAGCCTTTTCCATAACCTACTCTATTGCCTTTTGTATCAAAAGCCAGTAAGGGTACAAAGACCACATCAATTTTATGGATTGGTACCTCAATGCCTTCCAAAGGTTCGGGAACGCCCCATTTATTTAGCTTTATAACGGTGCTGTCCGTGAGCAGAAAATGCTTTAGGTTTTGATCACCAGTCATTTTTGGAAGGACAACATTTTTATCCTTTCCCTGTAAGATGGACAGTATATAACTTGTATCTATCTCCTTCTTTTTGGTGATAGGTAGAAATAAGTGGTAATAGGAAAAATTCCAGATAGGTAATGTAAGAAGGGTATTGGCTAATTGTAAACTTTGTTCAGAAAGATATTCCGATGTCGTAGAATTTCTAAGGGAGAGGATTTTCAGACGCAAATCTTTTTTCAACATTTTTGGTGATTGATTTAAGATTGCGCAAAATAGTTAAAATAATATGGAACTACTCCTTACTGGCAACGGCAAAATATATTTTGAAGAAAAGCATTAATATTAAGTATGTTCCAAGAGTGATAATGTAGTTTTCCATTTATAGTACATTTTGTTCACGCTAAAAATAACTAAAAATTTCTAATCTCTTCCATGAAATGCACTTTTTTCCGATGAAATGCACTTTTTTTATAATTTCGTTAACGATGGTTTAAGTACTTTTTATTTTATTTTTAGTATTAATTTATTAATCTACTGTAAATCAATAAGTTATATAAAAATTAATTCAGGGTCTTATTAAACAGGATTGTTAAGAGTAACAACAGGTTTTTTAATAAACATAGTTTTTGTTCTACGAAATATACGCCTAAAATGTCAATTAGTAAGATTATTGATAAAATATTGCCCCAAAAATGCGAAATAAATAGGTTTCAAGCTTCAAGTCAACTCCAAAACAACAGTTTTTCACACAACTAAGTTTTTTTTTGATTTTCAATTGGAGTTTTAGTGGTTTGGGTCAATAAGATAAAACCGAGGATAATTATATTCTTTGGGAGTAGTTTATCTTTGTAGGGAACAATATGTAATATAAGGTGAAAACCTATGTCGGAGATACCAATTAATGTTCTACTTACAACCCTGCCTTCGAGTCCGGGAGTCTACCAATTCTACGATAGCAATGATAAGATCCTATATGTTGGAAAGGCTAAGGATTTAAAGAAAAGGGTGTCCTCCTACTTTTCCAAAACCCATGAGACAGGAAAAACACGGGTATTGGTCAAAAAGATCAGGGATATAAAACATATTGTGGTGGCTACGGAGTCCGATGCCCTTTTGTTGGAGAACAACCTTATTAAAAAATACCAACCCCGTTACAACGTATTGCTCAAGGATGATAAGACCTATCCTTGGATATGTATTAAGAATGAAAGGTTCCCGAGAATATTTCCCACTCGCAGACACATCAAGGATGGCTCGGAGTATTTTGGACCTTACACCAGTATGAAGACGGTAAAAACCTTGTTGGAGTTGATAAAGAGTGTGTATCCCTTGCGCACCTGTAATTATGATCTGTCACAGGAGAAAATTGAGGCGGGCAAATATAAGGTTTGCTTGGAATATCATTTGGGCAATTGTAAAGGGCCTTGTGAAGGGTACCAGACCCAGGAAGAATACCATCAGGAAATTCAGGATATCAGGGAGATTATAAAAGGAAACTTTAAATCATCTCTCCAGTATTTTAAAAACCAAATGAAGACGTATGCCGAGGAAATGAGGTTCGAAGAAGCGCAACAGATAAAAGAGAAAATAGATGTTTTGGAGAATTACGAGGTGAAGTCCACCATTGTTAATCCAAATATCAACAACGTGGATGTTTTCTCCATAGTTTCTGATGATCTATATGCCTATGTGAACTTCTTGCAGATTTCCCATGGGTCCATTGTGCGATCCCATACGCTGGAAATAAAGAAGAAATTGGAGGAGGAAGATCAGGATCTATTGGCTTTGGCCATCGTGGAGATCAGGCAACGTTTCAATTCTTTTTCCAGGGAATTATACGTTCCCTTTGAGGTAACCACGGAACCTGGCCTAAAGATCACGATTCCGAAAATGGGGGATAAGAAGAAAATTTTAGAGCTATCCGAGCGCAATGCAAAATACTTTAGACAGGAGCGATTTAAGCAGGAGAAGATAATAGACCCCAACAGGCATGCCAATAGGATTATGGCCCAGATGCAAAAGGATTTGAGGCTATCTGCAGAGCCAAGGCATATTGAATGTTTTGATAACTCAAACATACAGGGCACAAATCCCGTTGCGGCCTGTGTTGTTTTTAAGGATGGGAAGCCTTCAAAAAAGGATTACCGTCATTATAATATTAAAACGGTAGAAGGGCCAGATGATTTTGCCTCCATGGAGGAAGTGGTATTCAGAAGATACAAAAGACTTTTAAATGAAGCAGAGCCCTTGCCACAGCTCATCGTCATTGATGGGGGAAAAGGACAGTTGTCATCTGCTTTAAAGAGCTTGGACATTTTGGGGTTAAGGGGTAAAATTGCTATCATTGGGATAGCAAAACGACTAGAGGAGATTTATTTTCCCGGGGACTCAATCCCTTTATATCTGGATAAAAAGTCTGAATCTTTAAAGATCATCCAACAACTGCGTAACGAAGCCCACCGTTTTGGTATTACTTTCCACAGGAACAAGAGAAGTAAGGGGGCTATTAATTCAGAGTTGGAAGGCATAGAGGGAATTGGAGAAAAAACCGCCCAAGATTTACTGAAAACATTTAAGTCCGTGAAGCGCATTAAAGAAGCTTCGGTCGAAGACCTGGCCAAAACGGTTGGTGTGGCCAAGGCAAAGAAAATTTATGACACATTTCATTAAAGAATTAACTTGATCCTATGAAAAATAAAATCCTCATTTACCTCATTCTTTTTTGCTTTGGAACCATTTTTTCCCAAGAAAAAGAGCTTAAGGTGGGACTTGTGCTTAGCGGTGGAGGTGCTAAAGGTCTTGCCCACATTGGAGCCTTGAAGGTTATTGAGGAATCTGGGGTAAAAATTGATTATATCGGAGGTACAAGTATGGGTGCAATTATTGGGGCCCTGTATGCCTCGGGATATTCTGCAACAGAACTCGACTCTATTTTTCAGAGCACAAATTTCCCAAAATTAATTCAGGACAATCTACCCCGAAGTGCCAAGACCTTCTATGAGAAGGAAGATTCTGAACGATATGCCCTGACGCTTCCGTTCAACAATTTTAAAATTTCATTTCCCCAAGCCCTTTCCGGGGGTCAAAAAATATATAATGAATTGGTTAGGCTTTTGTACCACGTTAAGGACATCAGGGATTTTGATAAGTTGCCCATCCCATTTTTATGTATAGCCACGAACGTAGAGACTGGGGAAGAGGTCTTGTTAAAACAGGGCTACCTGCCTGAAGCAATTCTGGCTAGTGGCACCTTTCCTTCCCTGTTTGAGCCCTCGGAAATTGAGGGTGCCATTTTGATAGATGGAGGGGTGGTGAACAACTATCCCATAGAAGAAGTGAGGGCGATGGGAGCCAATTTTCTGATAGGTATAGATGTGCAGCACGGTCTATCTAACAGGGAATCGC encodes the following:
- a CDS encoding DUF4382 domain-containing protein, producing MKNYLKNAGIILMSVFAFVSCNDDNDDPGMDAQTYDTTFKVTDAPIDNANVEAVVVTITNVKVDGKALEGFTATTVNLAALVNGKTETLGNMDLKAGSYSNIEFELDFENDVNGNTPGCYVEMADGTKDALVASSNKIAIQDKFEVLAKSANQVVIDFDLRKTVKEDKNTLSSDFNFVTMSELSAGIRVVNEELSGKISGTANDTNNTSDKIIVYAYEKGKFNADAETKGSGASNVTFANAVTSSEVSGLSGSYNLSFLKEGEYELVFASYREDNNELFFNSMLNAESTTGLNLGAISVTSSVQISANVTITGSN
- the ileS gene encoding isoleucine--tRNA ligase, translated to MKFAEYKGLDLPKVAEEILHYWKEHQIFEKSVTSREGKDNYVFYEGPPSANGMPGIHHVMARTIKDIFPRYKTMKGFQVKRKAGWDTHGLPIELGVEKELGITKEDIGTKISVEDYNAACKKAVMRYTDVWNSMTEKVGYWVDMEDPYITYKSKYMETVWWLLKQIYDKGLIYKGYTIQPYSPKAGTGLSSHELNQPGTYQDVTDTTVTAQFKVLKETLPNSMKGIDGELFFLAWTTTPWTLPSNTALTVGPKIEYVVVKTYNQYTFEPTNVVLAKSLVAKQFTGKFEEVETLEAWANYKQEDKKIPFLVQGSYLGKDLEGIRYEQLLPYAQPYQNPENAYRVITGDFVTTEDGTGIVHTSPTFGADDALVAKQASPEIPPLLVLDDNGNPVPLVDLQGKFRSEMGEFAGKYVKNEYYNEGEAPEKSVDVELAIKLKEENKAFKVEKYVHSYPNCWRTDKPILYYPLDSWFIKVTDIKDKMFQLNQTINWKPKATGEGRFGNWLANANDWNLSRSRYWGIPLPIWRTEDGKEEIIIGSVAELKSEMAKAVAAGVLEKDIFAEFVSGDMSEENYDKIDLHKNIVDQITLVSTSGKPMRRESDLIDVWFDSGSMPYAQWHYPFENKDLIDEGKTFPADFIAEGVDQTRGWFYTLHAIATMVFDSVAYKNVVSNGLVLDKEGKKMSKRLGNAVDPFTTMEEHGADATRWYMISNANPWDNLKFDIDGIAEVKRKFFGTLYNTYSFFALYTNIDKFKYEEADIPLKERPEIDQWILSELHSLIKKVDEAYAEYEPTRATRAISEYVQENLSNWYVRLSRRRFWKGDYQQDKISAYQTLYTCLVTIAKLSAPVAPFFMDRLYKDLTSGTEKELFESVHLANFPTFDAAMVNPELESKMAKAQTISSLVLSIRQKEKIKVRQPLQKIMIPVLDERQREEIEAVADLIKSEVNVKEIELLDDASGVLVKQIKPNFKTLGPKFGKDMKAIASAVAKLGQEDIQKIEQEGEISLQIENKILILQLQDVEISSQDIEGWLVASSGSLTVALDVTINETLRKEGIARELVNRIQNLRKDSGYEVTDKIDVKLLKDGCVELAVASNIDYIKTETLTAELIFEEKLESGTDISFDQVNTKLFIQKH
- a CDS encoding TraR/DksA family transcriptional regulator gives rise to the protein MAEDLKVRYSDKDLEEFRVLIEEKMSKAKSHLELLKSSYMNDGNNGTDDTSPTFKAFEEGSETMSKEANTQLAIRQEKFIRDLRNALQRIENKTYGICRVTGKLINKERLKLVPHATLSIEAKNMQS
- a CDS encoding DUF4097 family beta strand repeat-containing protein — encoded protein: MKKSIIDPKTSFIQIDAENCFEVILQTSNSKDLIVDAAMDGEYNPNLMVNVKQEGATIFIIAGFRPNFTVPNDKLSAHKVVSIALNIKLPNYSNTKVLGTSCNVFASGRYHSLDVILSDGRCELNNVGENCTVRTQSGDILLFSNKASINATSTYGKIIEEPISTGNDNFKLHTVTGDIHLKKTK
- a CDS encoding lipoprotein signal peptidase, which codes for MNLKKSILLVAVILLVDQLSKIYIKTHFVLGESVTVFNWFKILFIENEGAAWGAKLSDIFPISDELGKLILTVFRLFAILGIGYWLYDTIQKKASKTLIVAVSLIFAGALGNIIDSVFYGVIFDDSFNQVATLFAQDPYGTIFHGKVVDMLYFPLVDTTWPDWVPVVGGNNFRFFEPVFNIADTTISTGVGILIVFNKKAFGKREEAQNE
- a CDS encoding 5-formyltetrahydrofolate cyclo-ligase — protein: MLKKDLRLKILSLRNSTTSEYLSEQSLQLANTLLTLPIWNFSYYHLFLPITKKKEIDTSYILSILQGKDKNVVLPKMTGDQNLKHFLLTDSTVIKLNKWGVPEPLEGIEVPIHKIDVVFVPLLAFDTKGNRVGYGKGFYDIFLKECNPNVVKIGLSLFDAEESIDDIAPDDVPLDYCITPDKVYSF
- the uvrC gene encoding excinuclease ABC subunit UvrC, encoding MSEIPINVLLTTLPSSPGVYQFYDSNDKILYVGKAKDLKKRVSSYFSKTHETGKTRVLVKKIRDIKHIVVATESDALLLENNLIKKYQPRYNVLLKDDKTYPWICIKNERFPRIFPTRRHIKDGSEYFGPYTSMKTVKTLLELIKSVYPLRTCNYDLSQEKIEAGKYKVCLEYHLGNCKGPCEGYQTQEEYHQEIQDIREIIKGNFKSSLQYFKNQMKTYAEEMRFEEAQQIKEKIDVLENYEVKSTIVNPNINNVDVFSIVSDDLYAYVNFLQISHGSIVRSHTLEIKKKLEEEDQDLLALAIVEIRQRFNSFSRELYVPFEVTTEPGLKITIPKMGDKKKILELSERNAKYFRQERFKQEKIIDPNRHANRIMAQMQKDLRLSAEPRHIECFDNSNIQGTNPVAACVVFKDGKPSKKDYRHYNIKTVEGPDDFASMEEVVFRRYKRLLNEAEPLPQLIVIDGGKGQLSSALKSLDILGLRGKIAIIGIAKRLEEIYFPGDSIPLYLDKKSESLKIIQQLRNEAHRFGITFHRNKRSKGAINSELEGIEGIGEKTAQDLLKTFKSVKRIKEASVEDLAKTVGVAKAKKIYDTFH